The following proteins come from a genomic window of Diorhabda sublineata isolate icDioSubl1.1 chromosome 7, icDioSubl1.1, whole genome shotgun sequence:
- the LOC130446866 gene encoding craniofacial development protein 2-like — protein sequence MKKVASDRTDKTYNDPAKLRKKRFWKRQQLRIATWNVTSIANKDQQTIIELKKHKIDICALSETKKKGAGNFRIAEYTLIYNGKPKDERAASGVGLLVHEKYDKNIKYISDRLLQTTFKFTETTKTHILSVYAPDTSKSQEETDSFYDELQITMDKIPKQDEIMILGDFNGRIGNEVISGIKNRFNEKTLNSNGEQLIQFCAHNELRINNTFYPHKQQHKYTFENTRGHKSIIDYIITNRNIHPSKILDVRTLTSVNTGTNHHMVLAIMRNCVQWKTQNKPKVTEKLNIESLSDDTTKYLYQQRLRKAINENKILKDDTVELARKRLSTNIRTAAEEALGKRKVKLNGKPNTKPWFTNEIKSLAEEKRKAYLQYRSQTITYADYKVVRNRTNMEIQTIKRQFWEKYSSDMENDLYGGEKKIWNMIRNIKRPIN from the coding sequence ATGAAGAAAGTAGCCTCGGATAGGACTGATAAAACTTATAACGACCCGGCAAAGTTaaggaaaaaacgattttggaagCGACAACAATTGCGAATAGCCACCTGGAATGTTACATCAATTGCTAACAAAGACCAACAAACCATAATAGAgcttaagaaacataaaatagacATATGTGCCTTGTCTGAGACGAAAAAGAAAGGAGCTGGCAACTTTAGAATCGCGGAGTATACATTGATATATAATGGGAAACCAAAAGATGAAAGAGCAGCATCGGGAGTAGGCCTATTAGTGCACGAGAAATACGACAAAAACATAAAGTATATAAGCGACAGACTGCTACAaaccacgtttaaatttacAGAAACAACTAAAACCCATATATTAAGCGTGTATGCTCCTGATACGAGTAAAAGTCAAGAAGAAACAGACTCATTCTATGATGAACTGCAGATCACCATGGATAAGATACCGAAGCAAGACGAAATTATGATACTGGGAGATTTTAATGGAAGGATTGGTAACGAGGTTATTAGTGGAATTAAGAATCGGTTTAACGAAAAAACACTCAACAGCAATGGAGAACAACTCATACAATTCTGTGCACATAATGAACTACGCATTAACAACACGTTTTATCCCCATAAACAACAGCACAAGTATACGTTCGAGAACACAAGAGGACATAAATCGATTATAGACTACATtattacaaacagaaatattcatccctcaaaaatattagatgtcAGAACATTAACCTCAGTAAACACAGGGACTAACCACCATATGGTGCTAGCTATAATGCGGAACTGCGTACAATGGAAAACCCAGAACAAACCGAAAGTGACAGAAAAGCTGAACATAGAAAGCCTTAGCGATGATACCACAAAATACCTCTACCAGCAAAGACTAAGGAaggcaataaatgaaaacaagatcTTGAAAGATGATACTGTAGAACTAGCACGGAAAAGATTAAGTACTAATATAAGGACAGCTGCAGAAGAGGCATTAGGCAAACGAAAGGTGAAACTAAACGGAAAGCCCAACACGAAACCATGGTTCACAAACGAAATCAAATCACTTGCggaagaaaaaaggaaagcaTATCTTCAATATAGAAGTCAAACAATTACATATGCTGATTACAAAGTCGTGAGGAATAggacaaatatggaaatacaaacGATTAAGAGACAATTCTGGGAGAAATACTCATCAGACATGGAAAACGACTTATATGGGGGAGAAAAAAAGATCTGGAATATGATAAGGAACATCAAAAGACCAATCAATTAA